The following proteins are co-located in the Polystyrenella longa genome:
- a CDS encoding GlsB/YeaQ/YmgE family stress response membrane protein, whose protein sequence is MMFEDPQFMKAIHDALHEVLVWVGFGTLVGLSAKAIMPGRDPGGAVTTTLMGIGGSVVGCGTLMFFTDMPRISPISGFGFLAATFGAFMLLFSYRLMAGSFFAESQDDDGFIHRKFRRRRRRKLVEES, encoded by the coding sequence ATGATGTTTGAAGATCCCCAGTTCATGAAAGCAATTCACGACGCCCTGCACGAAGTGCTGGTCTGGGTCGGGTTTGGAACTCTCGTCGGTCTTTCAGCTAAGGCAATCATGCCGGGACGCGATCCCGGAGGCGCCGTCACGACCACATTGATGGGAATCGGAGGCAGCGTTGTCGGTTGCGGAACACTCATGTTCTTCACAGACATGCCTCGAATTTCGCCCATCAGTGGTTTCGGCTTTCTTGCCGCGACTTTCGGTGCGTTCATGCTGCTCTTTTCCTACCGACTTATGGCAGGAAGCTTCTTTGCCGAATCGCAAGATGACGACGGGTTCATTCATCGTAAGTTCCGTCGCCGTCGTCGTCGTAAACTGGTGGAAGAAAGTTAA
- a CDS encoding purple acid phosphatase family protein, whose translation MKSLSFRYLCATCLMTAALTNFGVPAVQAHDEDDHKHEPVLAADLEVWKPSAVPDRIVLSWKEAPATTQAVNWRTDTSVYRAYAEVAKATAGPIPEADSKRYNAKTSLLLTSLHPAHYHSVNFRELEPATKYAYRVGDGVNWSEWSHFTTASEENKPFTFVYFGDAQNDLKSHWSRIVREAFKDAPRAAFFLHAGDLINDAHNDANWGEWFYSGGFINRTTPVIAVPGNHEYFKEKGDDGEYKTYYLTKHWRPTFTFPEHGPSDLEESVFYIDYQGVRIVAMNSNERLDEQAEWLDKVLANNPNQWTILTFHHPIYSPKAGRDNPTLRAKWQPTIDKYKVDLVLQGHDHTYSRTKLMKAGDYEPTALAENQPSGEKGQKDETGTMYVVSVSGPKMYDLGRQPFMRRAAEDTQLYQIITVDGDKLKYEARTAIGEKYDGFTLQKREGKPNKLIEQVPDTPENRREPAEEEEKKE comes from the coding sequence ATGAAGTCATTATCGTTTCGATATTTATGTGCCACATGTTTGATGACAGCCGCTTTGACTAATTTCGGCGTGCCTGCTGTTCAGGCGCATGACGAAGATGATCACAAACATGAACCCGTTCTGGCAGCGGATCTCGAAGTCTGGAAACCTTCGGCAGTTCCAGACCGGATTGTCCTCTCCTGGAAGGAAGCTCCTGCTACGACGCAGGCGGTGAATTGGCGAACCGATACCAGCGTGTATCGCGCTTACGCTGAAGTCGCCAAAGCAACGGCTGGCCCCATTCCGGAAGCCGACTCAAAACGGTACAACGCCAAGACATCACTGCTGTTGACCAGCTTGCATCCTGCTCATTACCACAGTGTCAACTTCCGTGAACTCGAGCCAGCGACGAAGTATGCCTATCGCGTCGGTGATGGGGTGAACTGGTCTGAATGGTCTCACTTCACCACGGCAAGCGAAGAAAATAAACCGTTCACGTTCGTTTATTTTGGTGACGCTCAAAATGATTTAAAATCACACTGGTCTCGCATAGTTCGTGAAGCATTCAAAGATGCTCCAAGAGCGGCATTCTTCCTGCACGCTGGCGACCTGATCAACGATGCACACAACGATGCAAACTGGGGCGAATGGTTCTACAGCGGTGGTTTCATTAATCGCACGACGCCCGTCATAGCTGTTCCCGGTAACCATGAGTACTTCAAAGAAAAAGGGGACGATGGCGAGTATAAAACTTACTATCTCACCAAACACTGGCGCCCGACCTTCACCTTCCCGGAACATGGTCCCAGTGACCTGGAAGAATCGGTTTTCTACATCGACTATCAAGGTGTCCGAATCGTCGCCATGAACTCGAACGAACGTTTGGATGAACAAGCTGAGTGGTTAGATAAGGTTTTAGCCAATAACCCGAATCAATGGACGATTCTGACGTTCCATCACCCGATCTATTCACCCAAAGCAGGACGCGACAACCCGACGTTGCGTGCGAAATGGCAACCCACGATTGATAAATACAAAGTTGATCTTGTTCTGCAGGGGCATGACCATACTTACTCTCGCACCAAACTGATGAAAGCGGGCGACTACGAGCCCACCGCTTTGGCCGAGAATCAACCCAGTGGCGAGAAGGGACAGAAGGATGAAACAGGCACGATGTACGTTGTCTCTGTGAGTGGTCCTAAAATGTACGACCTGGGGCGTCAACCCTTCATGCGTCGCGCCGCCGAAGATACTCAGCTGTATCAGATCATTACTGTGGATGGGGACAAATTGAAATATGAAGCTCGTACGGCCATCGGCGAAAAGTACGATGGGTTCACATTGCAGAAACGAGAAGGTAAACCCAACAAATTAATCGAGCAAGTTCCCGACACTCCCGAAAATCGTCGCGAGCCAGCTGAAGAAGAGGAAAAGAAGGAGTAG
- the truD gene encoding tRNA pseudouridine(13) synthase TruD, with the protein MTESPEELLTEAQLKRLQDFDFPCITKELPGIGGVLKQELEDFIVEEIPVYEPQGTGEHLFLWIEKRDVSGPDLVGHLSRSLNIDPQFVGMAGIKDRRAITRQYVSVPASCEPDLAAVTIDQITVLKHSLHQNKLKTGHLVGNRFSILLRETSSEAYEVAVQIRDELLKFGFPNYFGPQRFGHGGRTVQFGLKSLFRPPGKVRGKRARFELSAVQSWLFNLALAERIDEELFHTALLGDVMQVRKSGGPFVVEDVNREKERLKTGEIAIAGPVFGPKMKMPTDEVQERENRILSSAGLTLNDFARHRKLCAGTRRPYSILPESIEISPEANGLRFQFELPTGCYATTMLREFMKTDWSPDSVRDSIE; encoded by the coding sequence ATGACCGAGTCTCCCGAGGAGTTACTCACCGAAGCTCAGCTGAAGCGTTTGCAAGACTTCGACTTCCCCTGTATCACAAAAGAACTCCCGGGTATCGGTGGTGTGCTTAAACAGGAACTGGAAGATTTTATCGTCGAAGAAATCCCTGTCTATGAACCACAAGGGACGGGCGAGCATCTCTTTCTCTGGATCGAAAAACGGGATGTATCTGGCCCCGATCTCGTTGGTCATCTCAGTCGATCTCTCAATATCGATCCACAGTTCGTTGGAATGGCGGGGATCAAAGATCGCCGTGCCATCACACGGCAATACGTCTCCGTTCCTGCATCTTGTGAACCCGATCTGGCTGCCGTCACGATCGATCAGATTACGGTGCTGAAGCACAGTCTGCACCAGAACAAACTGAAAACCGGACATCTTGTCGGTAATCGCTTTTCGATCCTTCTGCGAGAGACCTCTTCAGAAGCGTACGAAGTCGCGGTCCAGATTCGGGACGAGTTATTGAAATTCGGTTTTCCGAACTACTTCGGTCCGCAACGATTCGGACATGGAGGCCGAACTGTCCAGTTTGGATTGAAATCCCTCTTCCGACCGCCAGGGAAAGTACGTGGTAAGCGGGCACGTTTTGAGCTTTCTGCCGTGCAATCCTGGTTATTCAATCTGGCACTGGCAGAGAGAATCGACGAGGAGTTGTTCCACACAGCCCTGCTGGGCGATGTGATGCAAGTCCGCAAATCGGGTGGCCCCTTCGTCGTGGAAGACGTGAACCGCGAGAAGGAACGTCTCAAAACGGGCGAGATAGCAATTGCTGGCCCCGTATTCGGTCCCAAAATGAAGATGCCAACCGACGAAGTGCAGGAACGAGAGAACCGCATCTTAAGCTCCGCCGGTCTGACCCTCAACGATTTCGCACGGCACCGCAAACTGTGTGCGGGGACGCGGAGGCCTTACAGCATTCTGCCGGAGTCGATTGAGATTTCGCCTGAAGCGAACGGACTCCGTTTTCAATTCGAGCTCCCCACGGGCTGCTATGCCACCACAATGCTACGAGAGTTCATGAAGACGGATTGGTCACCGGATTCAGTTCGCGATTCGATTGAGTGA
- a CDS encoding exo-alpha-sialidase: protein MLTPSLMTRVSLGLAFMFFALDVRGEDATFQPLDYEIETQKLLEHDDGHFLWFHPRLAPLPGMGRDGKIAAIMTIQKHLHRSDFYSGLSYMTTYDGGKVWSGTIRPEELSWVSDGDVNVSACDMTPGWHAPSETVLAVGAEVRYSADGDQLSDIKRAHQTSYAVYDPKARSWSTLRRVNMPEDDKFDYARSACAQWLTLPDGTVLLPFYCGETDKQPFNVMVVRFRFDGKDLEYIEHGNEMKLDVVRGLVEPSITFFQNKFYLTLRNDKKGYVTTSEDGLQYEPIKTWTFDDGTELGSYNTQQHWATHQDGLFLCYTRSGADNDHIFRHRAPLFIAQVNPETLQVVRSTERVLVPENGATLGNFGISEMNSAETWVTVSEGIFSKEAKESAATGATWLTRIKWKTPNSLAPKP, encoded by the coding sequence ATGCTCACTCCATCATTGATGACCCGCGTTAGTCTTGGGCTCGCGTTCATGTTCTTCGCCCTCGACGTCCGAGGGGAAGATGCCACTTTTCAACCGCTCGACTATGAGATCGAAACTCAAAAGCTACTGGAGCATGACGATGGCCATTTTCTCTGGTTTCATCCCCGTCTAGCTCCGCTGCCCGGAATGGGACGAGATGGCAAGATTGCCGCGATCATGACGATTCAGAAGCACCTGCATCGCTCTGATTTCTATTCCGGTCTTAGCTATATGACGACCTACGACGGTGGAAAAGTCTGGTCAGGTACGATCCGTCCTGAGGAGTTGAGTTGGGTGTCCGATGGAGATGTGAATGTTTCCGCTTGCGACATGACTCCCGGGTGGCACGCTCCTTCTGAAACAGTTTTGGCAGTAGGTGCAGAAGTACGCTACAGTGCGGATGGGGATCAACTAAGTGATATTAAACGGGCCCATCAGACGTCTTACGCCGTGTACGACCCAAAGGCGCGAAGTTGGTCGACCTTACGACGAGTGAATATGCCAGAAGACGACAAGTTCGATTATGCCCGCAGTGCGTGTGCCCAGTGGCTTACATTGCCGGATGGAACAGTTCTGCTTCCCTTCTATTGCGGCGAAACAGATAAGCAACCGTTCAATGTGATGGTGGTACGCTTTCGGTTCGACGGGAAAGACCTTGAATACATCGAGCATGGCAACGAAATGAAACTGGATGTGGTACGAGGATTAGTAGAACCCTCGATTACCTTTTTCCAGAACAAGTTTTATCTCACGCTTCGCAACGATAAAAAAGGATACGTTACGACGAGTGAAGATGGACTTCAATACGAACCGATAAAAACGTGGACCTTCGACGACGGAACAGAATTGGGAAGCTATAACACCCAACAACACTGGGCGACTCATCAGGATGGTCTGTTTCTCTGCTATACCCGCAGCGGTGCGGATAACGATCACATCTTTCGTCACCGGGCTCCTTTGTTTATCGCCCAGGTGAATCCGGAAACTCTTCAAGTCGTTCGCTCTACTGAACGAGTGCTGGTCCCCGAGAACGGGGCGACGTTGGGGAACTTCGGTATATCTGAAATGAATTCTGCGGAAACCTGGGTGACGGTCTCTGAAGGAATCTTCAGTAAGGAAGCAAAAGAGTCGGCCGCTACAGGTGCTACCTGGCTGACACGAATCAAATGGAAAACCCCCAACAGCCTGGCACCGAAACCGTGA
- a CDS encoding HTTM domain-containing protein: MKMIQTERKSIVQELRDFFHKEEVPFGLALIRMALPFVLFLTMAIRWTWSRELYSSDGAPAPLAIGFGYHDFLPLLPGSVIVALHTLMLFGMICCMIGWRTRVSLIITGLIYTYLCMFDVMSTMTKYSVISSHMFFILSLSNCGAVWSVDSWLEKRKAKQNGVCRSIDDYPRFPLWPQRLIQLMIALVYFGAAVTKFHTAGYFNGDQMHHWMNTNINNANPVGELLTLFPGFVLFSAYLAILWEILFIGIVWTRWGRIIAIGIGTSFHAMTTLILGLYIFPLICFCAYLAFITEEDVQRVSYWWRKKVRSREWSKMVSSWGSTLKELIPSPAKPVSSVRSQLLFTAVATLIVTGGVFAEHQRDLYQVRSDSGPLPLRELDRDYVEMMLGSANDPITEKDKLFSFEVGTMKLGPRLVYQQYNYEIGDSLIAQCYLNPPHADMWLECNLHDAHDNLVDRVKLLVSRDQNVVDFNYTFGESVSPGNYDLVVMSKGDEIARKRISVGTQMEQAAAN; the protein is encoded by the coding sequence ATGAAGATGATTCAGACAGAGCGGAAATCGATTGTTCAGGAATTGCGTGACTTTTTCCATAAAGAAGAAGTCCCTTTCGGGCTGGCGTTAATACGAATGGCATTACCTTTCGTACTGTTTCTGACGATGGCCATTCGGTGGACCTGGAGCCGAGAACTGTACTCGTCCGATGGGGCCCCTGCTCCACTGGCGATCGGTTTTGGATATCACGATTTCTTGCCTTTGTTACCAGGCTCAGTCATCGTTGCGCTGCATACGTTGATGTTGTTTGGCATGATCTGCTGCATGATCGGATGGCGAACGCGAGTGTCGCTTATCATTACCGGGCTCATCTATACTTACCTGTGTATGTTTGATGTGATGTCCACGATGACGAAATACTCAGTTATTTCCAGCCATATGTTCTTTATTCTGTCGCTATCCAATTGTGGGGCCGTATGGTCTGTCGACAGTTGGTTGGAAAAACGAAAAGCGAAGCAGAATGGCGTCTGTCGATCTATTGATGACTATCCCCGGTTTCCGCTTTGGCCCCAACGGCTTATTCAACTGATGATAGCACTGGTCTATTTTGGTGCAGCTGTCACTAAGTTCCACACTGCGGGTTACTTTAATGGCGACCAGATGCATCATTGGATGAATACGAATATCAACAATGCGAACCCCGTTGGCGAATTATTGACTCTGTTTCCGGGATTCGTTCTCTTTTCGGCTTACCTGGCCATCTTGTGGGAGATCCTGTTTATCGGAATTGTCTGGACCCGATGGGGACGCATCATCGCGATTGGAATTGGTACGAGCTTTCATGCGATGACTACGCTGATTCTTGGTTTGTATATTTTCCCGCTAATCTGTTTCTGCGCTTACCTTGCCTTCATTACGGAAGAAGATGTTCAGAGAGTTTCCTACTGGTGGCGGAAGAAAGTTCGCAGCCGCGAGTGGAGCAAAATGGTTAGTTCATGGGGATCCACTTTAAAAGAGCTGATACCTTCACCAGCGAAACCAGTCAGCTCTGTACGTAGTCAATTGCTTTTCACTGCCGTTGCCACGTTAATTGTCACTGGCGGCGTTTTCGCGGAACATCAACGAGACCTGTATCAGGTCCGTTCAGACTCGGGTCCACTTCCTTTGCGAGAACTCGATCGGGATTACGTGGAGATGATGCTGGGTTCCGCCAACGACCCCATCACTGAGAAAGATAAACTCTTTTCGTTTGAAGTGGGAACGATGAAACTTGGACCGCGATTGGTCTATCAGCAATACAATTATGAGATTGGTGATTCCCTCATCGCCCAATGTTATCTCAACCCACCTCACGCAGACATGTGGTTGGAGTGTAATCTCCATGATGCTCATGACAATCTAGTTGACCGGGTGAAGTTACTTGTTTCGAGAGACCAGAATGTTGTCGACTTCAATTACACTTTCGGCGAGTCCGTTTCCCCAGGTAATTATGATCTGGTAGTAATGAGCAAAGGGGATGAGATCGCTCGAAAACGGATCTCGGTGGGCACTCAGATGGAGCAGGCGGCAGCCAACTGA
- a CDS encoding WD40 repeat domain-containing protein → MYLNTRNGVLLTAAFISLGIVNGADAQLMLSGNENKIDVHTGAARVVPGSHPEAGSISILDFSQFPPRVEHLPGIENTVVGPPSNIAITPNHELALIASSLKIDPNDETQYAPDDLIHVLDLTTEPPQVIQEIHYGSQPSGMSITPDGKLAIVANRAAGSISILRIREKQVTPLTMIKVDEPEASVSDVAISPDGKTGLISVQEGCYLAQFTIDDEQVELNGRRFNTFGRPYRCVISPDGQFGLTAGAGSGDGAPNIDALTVIDLQADRPHTTDIVPIGAIPESIEVSPDGKLVAAVVMGSSNYDASNPLFKDDAEVVLLERNEDSYKVVQRLPLKRIPEGVAFTSDGKYLVVQCHLAKELFLYKVSGQRLEDTGYRIKVPGYASSLRAAP, encoded by the coding sequence ATGTACTTAAACACTCGTAACGGGGTTTTGCTGACAGCAGCCTTCATTTCTTTAGGCATTGTGAATGGAGCCGATGCCCAACTCATGCTTTCCGGAAATGAAAATAAAATCGATGTGCATACGGGAGCAGCTCGCGTTGTTCCTGGCTCCCATCCAGAAGCAGGATCAATTAGCATTCTGGACTTTTCTCAGTTTCCTCCACGGGTGGAACATCTTCCGGGTATTGAAAACACCGTTGTCGGTCCTCCGTCAAACATTGCGATCACTCCGAATCACGAGTTGGCACTGATAGCCAGCTCGCTGAAGATTGATCCGAACGATGAAACTCAATATGCCCCCGACGATTTAATTCACGTGCTTGATCTGACCACGGAACCACCCCAAGTCATTCAGGAAATCCATTACGGCTCGCAGCCCTCTGGCATGTCGATTACTCCCGATGGTAAACTGGCAATCGTTGCCAACCGGGCGGCGGGTTCGATTTCGATTTTACGGATTCGTGAGAAACAAGTGACTCCGTTGACGATGATCAAGGTTGATGAACCCGAAGCATCCGTGTCCGATGTGGCCATTAGTCCCGATGGAAAAACAGGATTGATTAGTGTGCAGGAAGGTTGTTACCTCGCGCAGTTCACGATCGATGACGAACAAGTCGAATTGAATGGACGCCGGTTTAATACGTTCGGTCGTCCGTATCGTTGTGTCATCTCTCCCGATGGACAGTTTGGTCTGACGGCCGGAGCCGGGTCGGGAGATGGAGCTCCCAACATCGACGCACTCACTGTGATCGATCTTCAGGCCGATCGTCCGCACACGACTGATATCGTTCCTATCGGTGCGATTCCAGAATCAATCGAAGTCAGTCCCGACGGTAAACTGGTGGCCGCAGTCGTGATGGGAAGTTCAAATTACGACGCTTCGAATCCTCTGTTCAAAGACGACGCCGAAGTGGTCCTACTGGAAAGGAACGAAGACTCTTACAAAGTCGTTCAGCGTCTTCCGCTCAAACGGATTCCAGAAGGGGTCGCCTTTACCTCCGATGGGAAATACCTGGTAGTGCAATGCCATCTCGCCAAGGAGTTGTTCCTTTACAAAGTGAGCGGACAACGGTTGGAGGATACCGGATACCGGATCAAAGTCCCGGGGTATGCGTCATCGCTTCGAGCCGCACCCTAA
- the rlmN gene encoding 23S rRNA (adenine(2503)-C(2))-methyltransferase RlmN codes for MTSTAPSPIPFLSLSQDELQSWLQENGEPAYRTGQIWSWIHQQRAASFEAMSNLPQELRNKLQESFALFQTEQLRHQKARDNTEKLLLRLRDGEEIECVLMRETNRRTICISTQVGCAMGCTFCASGLLGLSRNLTKAEILEQIYLLDRLLKTDERLTNIVVMGIGEPLANLKELLPALATVHSEEGMGIGVRRVTISTVGLPGKIEELAETGLPYNLAISLHAPNDELRTEIVPVNKNVGIDKLLSAADAYFDQTGRRVSYEYILLGSINDRPVHAQQLADLMHGRNAHVNLIPMNDVEELPFHSPSAPRTQEFERLLRDSGVNVTVRKRKGADIDAACGQLRLNEQKQKSPDATIVSLKT; via the coding sequence ATGACATCGACAGCTCCCTCACCCATTCCTTTTTTAAGTCTTTCCCAGGACGAACTCCAATCCTGGCTGCAAGAGAATGGTGAACCTGCGTATCGAACGGGCCAGATCTGGAGTTGGATCCATCAGCAGCGAGCCGCGAGCTTTGAAGCGATGTCAAATCTTCCGCAGGAGTTGCGAAACAAACTCCAGGAGAGCTTTGCTCTTTTTCAAACAGAGCAATTGCGACACCAGAAAGCTCGGGATAATACTGAAAAATTGCTACTGAGATTACGGGACGGCGAAGAGATCGAATGCGTTCTGATGCGCGAGACGAATCGCCGTACGATTTGTATCAGCACACAAGTCGGCTGCGCCATGGGCTGTACGTTCTGTGCGAGTGGCCTGCTTGGATTAAGTCGTAATCTGACTAAAGCAGAGATCCTGGAGCAGATTTATCTCCTCGACCGTTTGCTCAAGACAGACGAACGGCTGACAAACATCGTTGTGATGGGAATTGGAGAACCGCTGGCCAACCTGAAGGAATTGCTCCCCGCTTTGGCGACTGTTCATTCCGAAGAAGGAATGGGCATCGGTGTCCGACGCGTGACGATTTCAACCGTCGGTCTTCCGGGAAAAATTGAAGAACTGGCGGAAACTGGGCTTCCTTACAACTTAGCAATCTCCCTGCATGCTCCGAATGACGAACTGCGGACTGAAATCGTACCCGTCAATAAAAATGTGGGGATTGATAAATTACTCTCCGCAGCCGACGCCTACTTCGACCAGACCGGCCGTCGCGTCTCCTATGAGTATATCCTGTTGGGATCAATCAACGACCGTCCCGTTCACGCGCAGCAACTGGCCGATTTAATGCATGGCCGGAACGCCCACGTAAATCTGATTCCGATGAATGATGTGGAAGAATTGCCGTTCCATTCCCCTTCTGCTCCGCGCACGCAGGAATTTGAGCGTCTGCTGAGAGATTCAGGTGTGAATGTGACTGTCCGCAAACGCAAAGGGGCCGACATCGATGCTGCCTGCGGACAATTGCGATTGAACGAGCAAAAACAGAAATCGCCCGATGCCACTATCGTATCATTGAAGACTTAG